A region of Candidatus Amarolinea dominans DNA encodes the following proteins:
- a CDS encoding CRISPR-associated protein gives MATKRFVLSTVGISPLLNALDSTEGAWRQKFNQATNAARLPDDVEAKAQELAQRVTARLRAGDVVVNRKLSAELNGIYGLYDDKLPTGGSGDIHFLVATDTALGRLAAAIICDFLRSQGLTADVYIPAALSTADPLTFSSGMKQLIRWCEDTIPGYRSAGYHVVFNLTAAFKSLQGYLSIMGMFYADEMIYIFETGSKLLSIPRLPLQIDVGALRESRVELAMMAQGHVYAVEQVSGVPAGLLDIDESGSASLSDWGALVWNRVREELLGADLLPFPRLQFTDQFRKDFKGADAQQRTEVQESLARVSGLLEDSAGDSASLKRDGGLLYEVYRNQFSQSGRPIGHFRVTQGRRISCTGGWGAAPASLRRTCDQ, from the coding sequence ATGGCAACGAAGCGATTTGTGTTAAGCACGGTGGGCATCAGCCCACTGCTCAATGCGTTGGATTCGACGGAAGGGGCCTGGAGACAGAAATTCAATCAGGCGACCAACGCGGCCCGCTTGCCTGACGATGTGGAGGCAAAAGCGCAGGAACTGGCGCAGCGCGTGACCGCCAGATTGCGCGCAGGCGACGTTGTAGTGAACCGCAAACTGAGCGCGGAGTTAAACGGAATCTACGGCCTTTACGATGACAAGCTCCCTACCGGGGGGTCAGGAGACATTCATTTCCTGGTGGCAACCGACACGGCATTGGGCCGGCTGGCGGCGGCAATCATCTGCGACTTCCTGCGCAGCCAGGGGTTGACAGCCGATGTCTACATTCCGGCCGCCTTATCTACCGCCGACCCGCTGACCTTTTCCAGCGGCATGAAACAACTGATTCGCTGGTGTGAAGACACGATCCCCGGCTACCGCAGCGCGGGCTATCATGTCGTGTTCAATCTGACGGCTGCCTTCAAGAGTCTGCAGGGCTACCTGAGCATCATGGGGATGTTCTACGCCGATGAGATGATCTATATTTTCGAGACTGGTTCGAAATTGCTCAGTATTCCACGCCTGCCGCTGCAGATTGACGTGGGCGCTCTGCGTGAAAGCCGCGTGGAGTTAGCCATGATGGCGCAGGGCCACGTCTATGCCGTGGAACAGGTGAGTGGTGTGCCCGCCGGTCTGCTCGACATCGACGAGTCCGGCTCTGCCAGTCTCTCGGATTGGGGCGCGCTGGTGTGGAACCGCGTGCGCGAGGAGTTGCTCGGCGCGGATTTGTTGCCTTTTCCGCGTCTACAGTTCACAGATCAGTTCCGCAAGGATTTCAAGGGCGCAGATGCCCAGCAGCGAACAGAGGTACAGGAGTCGTTAGCTCGTGTTTCTGGTTTGCTCGAGGACAGCGCCGGCGACAGCGCATCGCTCAAACGTGATGGCGGCCTTCTGTACGAAGTTTACAGGAATCAATTTTCGCAGAGCGGCCGCCCGATTGGTCATTTTCGTGTGACCCAGGGCCGCCGCATTAGCTGCACCGGAGGATGGGGCGCTGCGCCTGCGTCGCTACGGCGAACATGCGATCAATGA
- the cmr6 gene encoding type III-B CRISPR module RAMP protein Cmr6 yields MRKNGRPSAQAPKSAAVARRTADGWRELFGTTANAGQAIFLDAIPAVAELPTLDLDIMNPHYPKYYQGSEAPTDSQNPIPVYFLTVAADTAFQFAVGWRGSLDEHAKSYRRTAQTWLRQGLLNLGAGAKTSAGYGYFVAVETAAAPAGAPAQTAAVVSPPPTVVAPAAARSTRHGRVKYDQGRAMIHDLDDPQLRSRVDWKKLGMDNLPDRTTVEYVTEETADGRRTVMSVRKSVR; encoded by the coding sequence TTGAGAAAGAATGGCCGGCCCTCCGCCCAGGCGCCCAAAAGTGCGGCTGTGGCGCGACGCACCGCGGATGGGTGGCGTGAGCTGTTCGGCACAACGGCCAACGCCGGCCAGGCCATCTTTCTGGATGCCATCCCGGCCGTGGCCGAATTGCCAACGCTCGACCTGGACATCATGAACCCGCACTATCCCAAGTATTACCAGGGTTCCGAGGCGCCCACCGATTCGCAGAATCCCATTCCTGTTTACTTTCTCACGGTGGCCGCGGATACGGCGTTTCAGTTCGCGGTCGGCTGGCGCGGATCGCTGGACGAACACGCGAAAAGCTATCGCCGTACCGCCCAGACCTGGCTCAGGCAGGGACTGCTCAACCTGGGCGCGGGCGCCAAAACCAGCGCCGGGTACGGCTATTTTGTGGCCGTGGAGACCGCGGCCGCGCCAGCCGGTGCGCCGGCGCAGACCGCGGCCGTTGTCTCGCCGCCGCCAACGGTGGTAGCGCCCGCAGCAGCTCGCTCGACGCGACACGGGCGCGTCAAATACGATCAGGGGCGTGCCATGATTCACGACCTGGACGATCCGCAACTGCGCTCGCGGGTTGATTGGAAGAAGTTGGGCATGGATAATTTGCCCGACCGGACGACGGTGGAATACGTGACGGAGGAGACGGCCGATGGCCGACGCACGGTTATGTCAGTGCGCAAGTCAGTGAGGTGA